The Rhinoderma darwinii isolate aRhiDar2 chromosome 8, aRhiDar2.hap1, whole genome shotgun sequence genome has a window encoding:
- the DDX31 gene encoding ATP-dependent DNA helicase DDX31 yields the protein MEHTGSPLAPLTLREKLIFCHIGIRRLLCGNVVLKSRRRRNCFLVASKTVIILFSFFPALQSYIRSYATYPKDLKHIFHVRSLHLGHVAKSFGLRDAPHNLSQQLAGNPKKQKAMKSKRTDGRQPVRTKQRFSDLLTSEYSSGLPARPKKVKTPPSND from the exons ATGGAACACACAGGTTCTCCGCTGGCGCCGCTTACACTGAGGGAGAAGCTGATCTTCTGTCACATCGGCATCCGGCGCCTTTTATGTGGAAATGTCGTCTTGAAGTCGCGGCGTAGACG AAATTGTTTCTTAGTTGCTTCTAAGACCGTCATCATCCTCTTCTCCTTCTTCCCAGCCCTGCAGTCATACATTCGCTCATATGCCACCTACCCAAAGGACCTGAAGCACATCTTCCATGTCCGCTCTCTGCACCTTGGTCACGTAGCCAAAAGTTTTGGTCTGAGAGACGCTCCGCACAACCTCAGCCAGCAGCTGGCAGGAAATCCTAAGAAGCAGAAAGCAATGAAGTCCAAGAG GACGGATGGACGTCAACCAGTGAGGACGAAGCAGCGGTTTTCAGACCTCCTGACCTCCGAATATTCCAGCGGACTTCCTGCCAGACCCAAGAAAGTGAAGACGCCTCCGAGTAACGACTAG